A single region of the Lactobacillus xylocopicola genome encodes:
- a CDS encoding class II fumarate hydratase translates to MSEVEYRIESDTIGPVKIPKNALWGPQTERSRNNFPSGELMPLAVIRAFLQLKKAAAVSNVEVGDEPQEKGQAIVEAIDQLLALNDDDLRKDFPLHVLQTGSGTQSNMNVNEVVANLANKLHPELTILPNDDVNRGQSSNDTYPTVMNIVAVEALDKLEPALQHLINELKVKQDQYWTTVKVGRTHLQDATPITFGQEVSGYLAALKHDLAYIKELKPTLYELAIGGTAVGTGLNAAPGMTSKIAAQLSVVYGHKFEVETNKFWGLAHHSGIDVVHGALKTLAADLFKIAQDIRFLASGPRAGYHELNIPANEPGSSIMPGKVNPTQAEAVTMAAAKVFGNDTTITFTASQGNFEMNVFKTVMITAFLDSCDILTGTITGFADKMIAGLTVNASKMNELLEDSLMTVTALSPHIGYHDAAKIAQTADQEGSTLKAAALKSGKVTEEQYEAWMDYMQMTNIDRTKPEE, encoded by the coding sequence ATGAGTGAAGTAGAGTACCGAATTGAAAGTGACACGATTGGTCCGGTTAAAATTCCCAAAAATGCTTTATGGGGTCCGCAAACAGAGCGCAGTCGGAATAATTTTCCCAGTGGGGAGTTAATGCCACTAGCAGTTATTCGTGCTTTTTTGCAGTTAAAAAAGGCGGCGGCTGTATCTAACGTTGAAGTCGGTGACGAGCCTCAGGAGAAGGGGCAAGCGATTGTGGAAGCAATTGACCAGTTATTGGCACTAAATGATGATGACTTGCGCAAAGACTTTCCTTTACACGTGCTCCAAACTGGATCAGGCACTCAAAGTAACATGAATGTTAACGAGGTGGTTGCTAATCTGGCCAACAAGTTGCACCCCGAATTAACAATTCTGCCTAATGATGATGTTAATCGGGGGCAGTCTTCTAACGATACTTATCCGACAGTGATGAATATTGTGGCGGTTGAGGCACTGGATAAGTTAGAACCAGCTCTTCAGCACCTTATCAATGAACTAAAGGTCAAGCAAGACCAGTATTGGACGACAGTCAAGGTGGGCCGGACTCACTTGCAGGATGCCACCCCAATTACCTTTGGCCAGGAAGTATCCGGCTATCTAGCGGCTTTAAAGCACGATTTAGCCTATATCAAGGAACTTAAGCCGACGCTCTATGAGTTGGCAATTGGTGGTACGGCGGTTGGTACAGGGCTAAATGCAGCGCCGGGAATGACGAGCAAGATTGCTGCCCAATTATCTGTAGTTTATGGACATAAGTTTGAAGTGGAGACCAACAAGTTCTGGGGTTTGGCTCACCATTCTGGAATTGATGTAGTGCACGGTGCACTCAAAACTCTGGCGGCCGATTTGTTTAAAATCGCCCAAGACATCCGCTTCCTGGCTTCTGGTCCGCGAGCTGGTTACCATGAATTAAATATTCCGGCAAATGAACCAGGTTCCTCAATTATGCCTGGTAAGGTAAATCCAACCCAAGCGGAGGCAGTGACCATGGCTGCAGCAAAGGTCTTTGGGAACGATACGACTATCACCTTTACTGCTTCACAAGGCAACTTTGAAATGAACGTTTTCAAGACGGTCATGATTACTGCTTTTTTGGACTCGTGTGACATATTAACGGGGACCATTACGGGTTTTGCTGACAAGATGATTGCGGGTCTGACTGTTAACGCTAGCAAGATGAATGAATTATTAGAAGACTCGTTGATGACAGTTACTGCTTTATCACCGCACATTGGCTATCATGATGCTGCCAAAATTGCACAAACTGCCGACCAGGAAGGGTCAACCCTTAAGGCAGCAGCTTTAAAGAGTGGTAAGGTCACTGAAGAGCAATATGAAGCTTGGATGGATTACATGCAGATGACCAATATTGACCGGACGAAACCAGAAGAATAA
- a CDS encoding copper-translocating P-type ATPase, with the protein MHAGHEHGNMNMGNQQMMPMGNLKQRLLVSVVLALPILFLAPAMGISLPFQFSFPDSDWVVVVFATILFCYGGWPFFKGACSELKERRPEMMTLITLGISTAYLYSLYAFIRNDLVQSAEHTMDFFWELATLILIMLLGHWIEMSSVMSANSSVHDLAKLLPDKVHQKQGKRTVEVEINDVKRGALILIKAGESIPLDGTILAGSSRVNESLMTGEAREVFRKKGDRVIGGSLNGSGALTVKVNSPANSGFLANVNQLVQSSQMTKSRLQDLADRVSGWLFYAALVVGLIALIVWTGMRGIGTGLERMVTVLVIACPHALGLAIPLVNAKSTAIGAKHGLLIRNRKVISVSSKLNYLLLDKTGTLTAGKFRVNKFASLSSDLDAQAVLAITASLEQDSTHPIAQSVLQFAQAKKVDLLTLTNGQNLPGEGISGTINGHHYQLVNEQAARSQVEVFPAIDTLNNTASYLIEGGTVLGYLLVGDEIKPGAQSLIKQIKKLNITPVMLTGDNREAAQGIAKKLGITEVYTDLMPEDKEKIVAQFQDQVSKVMMVGDGINDAPSLAKADIGVAIGAGTDVAVDSADVVLVNSNPTDIISFLQLAQHTQQKTVQNLWWGAGYNIVALPLAAGLLAPWGIILTPAVGAALMALSTIIVAINAETLKI; encoded by the coding sequence ATGCACGCTGGTCATGAGCATGGAAACATGAACATGGGTAATCAGCAGATGATGCCGATGGGCAATTTAAAGCAGCGCTTACTGGTTTCGGTGGTTTTGGCACTGCCAATCTTGTTTTTGGCACCAGCAATGGGCATTAGTCTACCATTTCAATTCTCTTTTCCCGATTCGGATTGGGTGGTAGTAGTTTTTGCCACTATTTTATTTTGCTACGGTGGTTGGCCTTTCTTTAAGGGTGCCTGCTCTGAGTTAAAAGAGCGCCGGCCTGAAATGATGACGCTGATTACGCTCGGAATTTCCACGGCCTACCTCTACAGTTTGTATGCCTTCATCCGCAATGACTTAGTACAGAGTGCAGAACATACAATGGACTTTTTTTGGGAACTGGCTACTTTAATCTTAATTATGTTGCTCGGTCACTGGATTGAGATGTCGTCGGTAATGTCGGCCAATAGCTCGGTTCATGATTTAGCCAAGCTTTTGCCTGATAAAGTACACCAAAAACAGGGTAAGCGAACCGTTGAGGTGGAAATTAATGACGTCAAACGAGGCGCACTTATTTTGATTAAGGCCGGTGAAAGTATCCCCTTAGACGGTACTATTCTAGCAGGATCTAGTCGGGTTAACGAGTCGCTAATGACGGGGGAAGCCCGCGAGGTCTTCCGAAAAAAAGGTGATCGAGTAATCGGGGGCTCGCTTAATGGTAGTGGTGCTCTGACGGTCAAGGTCAATAGTCCGGCTAATTCAGGTTTTTTGGCTAATGTTAACCAGCTAGTACAGTCATCGCAGATGACCAAGTCCAGGCTGCAGGACCTGGCTGATCGCGTTTCGGGCTGGCTTTTCTATGCCGCTCTAGTTGTGGGACTTATTGCTTTAATTGTTTGGACTGGCATGCGCGGTATTGGTACTGGCTTAGAGCGCATGGTCACTGTCCTGGTCATTGCCTGCCCGCACGCCTTGGGGCTAGCAATTCCTTTAGTTAATGCTAAATCCACGGCTATCGGAGCAAAGCATGGTCTTTTGATTAGAAACCGTAAAGTCATTAGCGTTAGCTCAAAACTTAATTATCTCTTATTGGATAAGACGGGCACTTTGACCGCAGGAAAGTTCCGGGTCAATAAGTTTGCTAGTTTGAGTTCTGACCTCGACGCACAAGCGGTACTGGCCATTACTGCTTCTTTAGAACAGGATTCAACTCATCCGATTGCCCAGAGTGTCTTGCAATTTGCCCAAGCCAAAAAGGTTGACTTACTGACGTTAACTAATGGTCAAAATCTGCCAGGTGAGGGGATTAGCGGTACCATCAATGGTCATCATTATCAGCTTGTTAATGAACAGGCAGCGCGATCGCAAGTTGAAGTCTTTCCGGCAATTGATACCTTAAATAATACCGCTAGTTACCTCATAGAAGGAGGAACCGTCCTAGGCTATTTGCTAGTTGGCGACGAGATTAAACCTGGTGCCCAATCTTTAATTAAACAGATTAAAAAGTTAAATATTACACCAGTTATGTTAACTGGAGATAATCGCGAGGCTGCGCAAGGAATTGCAAAAAAGTTAGGCATAACTGAAGTTTATACCGATTTAATGCCAGAAGATAAGGAAAAAATTGTTGCCCAGTTCCAAGACCAAGTTAGCAAGGTGATGATGGTAGGTGATGGGATCAATGATGCGCCTAGTTTGGCCAAGGCTGATATTGGCGTTGCCATTGGTGCTGGTACGGATGTAGCGGTAGACTCGGCTGACGTTGTCTTAGTTAACAGTAATCCAACTGATATTATTAGCTTCTTACAATTGGCCCAGCATACGCAACAAAAAACCGTCCAAAATTTGTGGTGGGGCGCAGGCTACAACATCGTTGCGCTTCCGCTGGCGGCCGGACTTTTGGCACCCTGGGGAATTATCCTCACGCCAGCAGTTGGTGCAGCTTTGATGGCACTTTCTACCATAATCGTAGCTATTAATGCTGAAACTTTAAAAATTTAG
- a CDS encoding FAD-dependent oxidoreductase, with protein MKKLRAGRYAVIAQEYEKETMPLEVEITDNQISQILPQEPMIPGSLEESVFTKVPQEIIQKQSIDVDAITGATHSVNGLIQAVSTVIEQAGGDPADFKLHSNSKNSDPSSKTPDLADPQKTFASWRNKPEQVVKEYHTDFLIVGAGIAGLAAAVQARQLGMETIVIEKNGFVAGNGGGVEGIFGINTKMQAAAGIHAEPEDIITKEAELGQYRADGSFWVDLINNSAANIDWLVDLGVQLTNVDDYHGTCMFPTFHWFKGGFASVGYAPYMKKQADKLKAQFLLETAATSIIYEDGIVKGVYANTPAGSIKISAKATLLATGGVGHNPKLLEAQGWSTKNIHYCSMPSNTGDGYQMAMSVGAKDFLKESPEFMMNYIQALPHEGVHLYIDPINGFMSLPAGGPVVFVNQDGRRLVNENVKKDNLLYQRMAIKSTRVTYEIFTQKIYDQITKDVPKADQILAQAVKTNDGDSLFKADSFAGLAQAVGLPENVLVETMENYNSYCERGHDLEFNKDKDMLLAMKEGPYYIARLDPSNLIGIGGIGSNQKFEVITNDFTKIPGLYAAGMDSTMQYRDVYTITLGGSACAHNVNSGRHAAIHAQEYLKQNN; from the coding sequence ATGAAAAAATTGCGAGCTGGACGTTACGCTGTTATTGCACAAGAATATGAAAAAGAAACGATGCCACTAGAAGTTGAAATTACTGATAATCAGATTAGCCAGATACTTCCACAGGAGCCAATGATTCCTGGCAGTTTGGAAGAAAGTGTTTTTACTAAGGTACCCCAAGAAATCATTCAAAAGCAAAGTATTGACGTCGATGCGATTACTGGTGCAACCCATTCCGTTAACGGCTTAATTCAAGCCGTGAGCACTGTAATTGAACAGGCCGGAGGAGATCCTGCTGACTTTAAGTTACACTCAAATAGCAAAAATAGTGACCCGTCATCAAAAACACCAGATTTAGCTGATCCGCAAAAAACTTTTGCTAGCTGGCGTAATAAACCTGAACAAGTCGTAAAAGAATATCATACCGATTTTTTAATTGTTGGTGCTGGTATTGCAGGACTTGCAGCAGCAGTTCAAGCTCGTCAATTAGGAATGGAAACAATTGTAATTGAAAAAAATGGCTTTGTCGCTGGCAACGGTGGCGGAGTTGAAGGCATTTTTGGGATTAACACCAAAATGCAAGCAGCCGCTGGAATACATGCCGAACCAGAAGACATTATTACCAAAGAAGCAGAACTAGGACAATACCGAGCAGATGGCTCTTTTTGGGTTGATTTAATTAATAATTCCGCTGCCAATATTGACTGGCTAGTAGATTTAGGGGTGCAATTAACTAATGTTGATGATTACCACGGCACCTGCATGTTTCCAACTTTTCACTGGTTTAAGGGGGGCTTTGCTTCAGTTGGGTATGCCCCTTACATGAAAAAACAGGCTGATAAACTCAAAGCACAATTCTTACTTGAAACAGCTGCTACCAGTATTATTTACGAAGATGGCATAGTCAAGGGCGTCTACGCTAACACACCCGCAGGCAGCATTAAAATTAGTGCCAAGGCTACCCTGCTAGCAACTGGTGGCGTAGGGCACAACCCTAAATTACTCGAAGCCCAAGGCTGGTCGACTAAAAATATTCATTATTGCTCCATGCCCAGCAACACAGGTGACGGTTATCAAATGGCTATGTCCGTTGGCGCAAAAGACTTTTTAAAAGAGTCACCCGAGTTTATGATGAACTATATTCAAGCTCTGCCACACGAAGGTGTACACTTGTACATTGATCCAATTAATGGCTTTATGTCTCTACCAGCAGGTGGACCAGTTGTGTTCGTTAACCAAGACGGGCGCCGTTTAGTTAACGAAAATGTCAAAAAAGATAACCTGCTCTACCAACGAATGGCAATTAAATCAACTCGAGTTACGTATGAAATTTTCACCCAGAAAATTTATGATCAAATTACAAAAGACGTCCCTAAGGCAGACCAAATACTAGCCCAAGCAGTTAAAACAAACGATGGTGATTCGCTCTTTAAAGCAGATTCATTCGCTGGTCTAGCGCAAGCCGTTGGCTTACCAGAAAATGTTTTAGTTGAAACCATGGAAAACTACAATTCATACTGTGAGCGTGGACACGATTTGGAATTTAACAAGGATAAAGATATGCTGCTGGCGATGAAAGAAGGCCCTTATTACATCGCTCGCCTTGATCCCTCAAACTTAATCGGGATTGGTGGAATTGGTTCAAATCAAAAATTCGAAGTTATTACTAACGACTTTACTAAAATCCCTGGTTTATATGCTGCCGGAATGGATTCAACGATGCAATATCGGGATGTCTATACGATTACTTTAGGTGGTTCAGCCTGTGCCCATAATGTTAATTCTGGCCGACACGCTGCCATACATGCGCAAGAATATCTTAAGCAGAATAACTAA
- the brnQ gene encoding branched-chain amino acid transport system II carrier protein translates to MEEIRPDENTKPLTWKQYLVIASLLFGLFFGAGNLIFPVHLGQLAGAKWLAATAGFLVTAVLLPLLAVLAISVSHAKGIYDIGRPLGRKFALAFMVLIHLTLGPLFATPRTASISFSVGLQPVLPAKLAQPCLLVFSAIFFILAFIISYQETTILDSVGRVLNPIFLLLLFVVFLLAAAKPMGAAHQQTVTAAYHNMAFFNGFLQGYNTMDALAGLAFGYTIVSAVKQLGKTSAKSNAKVTASAGVIATGAIGLIYIALIWLGATTLKHFKPSAEGGTAFNQIVTYYLGDFGHALLATLVTLTCLTTAVGLLAAFAQDFHRSFSKISYHTWLAIMTFASFVTANFGLDTIIAWSTPMLMFLYPIAIVLIVLSIAKTAFAGDPVVYFWAIGLTMIPALLDMLASFPPVISQSPWAHFIKELQVRLLPLAAIGLDWVIPAAVGIAAGLLVHFYRKRPKQ, encoded by the coding sequence ATGGAAGAGATTAGACCGGATGAAAATACCAAACCATTAACCTGGAAGCAATATTTAGTGATTGCTTCCCTATTATTTGGCTTGTTTTTTGGGGCAGGAAATTTGATTTTTCCTGTTCACTTGGGCCAACTAGCAGGAGCCAAGTGGCTGGCTGCTACTGCCGGTTTTTTAGTAACCGCCGTGCTTTTGCCACTGTTAGCCGTTTTAGCGATTAGTGTCAGTCATGCCAAGGGAATCTACGATATTGGTCGTCCTTTGGGCCGAAAGTTTGCGCTGGCCTTTATGGTGCTAATCCACCTGACCCTGGGCCCCTTATTTGCAACCCCGCGGACCGCTAGTATTTCATTTTCGGTTGGTTTGCAACCTGTCTTACCAGCCAAGCTGGCTCAGCCATGCCTACTCGTTTTTTCCGCTATTTTTTTTATTTTAGCGTTTATTATTTCTTATCAAGAAACAACTATCTTGGACAGTGTTGGTCGCGTCTTGAATCCAATTTTTCTACTTTTACTGTTTGTTGTTTTTCTGCTGGCAGCTGCAAAGCCAATGGGTGCGGCTCATCAGCAGACAGTCACTGCTGCTTATCACAATATGGCCTTTTTTAATGGTTTTCTGCAGGGCTATAACACGATGGATGCTTTAGCTGGCTTGGCCTTTGGTTATACGATTGTTTCAGCGGTCAAACAGCTAGGCAAGACTTCTGCTAAGAGTAACGCAAAGGTTACTGCGAGCGCTGGTGTTATTGCCACTGGCGCAATTGGACTGATCTATATTGCACTGATTTGGCTGGGGGCTACAACGCTTAAGCACTTTAAGCCCTCAGCTGAAGGTGGTACAGCCTTCAATCAGATTGTTACTTATTACCTTGGTGACTTTGGGCATGCCCTCCTGGCTACTTTGGTGACGCTAACTTGTTTAACGACCGCAGTGGGCCTGCTAGCGGCTTTTGCCCAGGACTTTCACCGCAGCTTTTCAAAAATCAGTTATCATACCTGGCTGGCAATCATGACCTTTGCATCATTTGTGACGGCCAATTTTGGCCTCGACACAATCATTGCTTGGTCAACCCCAATGTTGATGTTTTTGTATCCAATTGCCATTGTGTTAATTGTCCTGTCGATTGCTAAGACAGCTTTTGCTGGCGATCCAGTTGTGTACTTTTGGGCAATCGGACTGACCATGATTCCTGCACTACTCGATATGTTAGCCTCGTTTCCCCCGGTTATCAGCCAAAGTCCGTGGGCTCATTTTATCAAGGAACTCCAAGTACGTTTGTTGCCTTTGGCTGCAATTGGTCTGGACTGGGTAATTCCGGCAGCGGTCGGAATTGCCGCTGGCTTACTGGTGCATTTTTACCGCAAACGACCAAAGCAGTAG
- a CDS encoding LysR family transcriptional regulator, which produces MNYDHLAVFVNLAETLNFSRTALQMNLSQSAVSQTISSMEKELNFLLFYRTRKQVQLTKSGENFYASMKPMLNLYNKSVQKAQRIASARAEDLTIGYSGTPYEISMLPNIIKEYRQVKANNWPNIYLENFAHNSLKDHLLNGDCDLIFTMPDIVAKIANIHYTDLVEGKYYANFYGPKAASEAALPLTSLSNYRLIFLDSKWCPPSQNELQKAIVKENKHLNLVYSNNILNSHVMVQANLGVGIWANFVSDFADRQLHGIPLIYPVQPHYGIAMLEYGMTKAAKSLVTWLKNNYANFV; this is translated from the coding sequence ATGAATTATGACCACTTAGCTGTTTTTGTAAATTTAGCTGAAACCTTAAACTTTTCGCGCACTGCCTTACAAATGAACTTGTCTCAATCAGCAGTTTCACAAACTATTTCTTCGATGGAAAAAGAGCTCAATTTTTTACTGTTTTATCGGACAAGAAAGCAGGTACAGTTAACGAAAAGTGGAGAAAATTTTTATGCTTCGATGAAGCCCATGTTAAACCTCTACAATAAGTCGGTCCAAAAGGCCCAAAGAATTGCTAGTGCCAGAGCGGAAGATCTAACCATAGGTTACAGCGGAACGCCGTATGAAATTTCAATGCTACCTAATATCATTAAAGAATATCGGCAAGTTAAAGCTAACAACTGGCCAAATATCTACTTGGAAAATTTTGCTCATAATAGTCTAAAAGATCACTTGTTAAATGGAGACTGCGATTTGATCTTTACCATGCCTGACATCGTGGCCAAAATTGCCAATATCCATTATACGGATTTGGTTGAAGGTAAATATTATGCCAATTTTTATGGTCCCAAGGCAGCTAGTGAAGCAGCCTTGCCATTAACCAGTTTGAGTAATTATCGCTTGATTTTTTTAGATAGTAAGTGGTGTCCACCTTCCCAAAATGAACTGCAAAAGGCGATTGTCAAAGAGAATAAGCATTTAAATTTGGTTTATTCTAACAACATTTTAAATTCGCATGTAATGGTTCAAGCTAATTTGGGGGTGGGTATTTGGGCTAATTTTGTTTCAGACTTTGCGGATCGGCAGCTACATGGTATTCCGCTAATATATCCAGTGCAGCCGCATTATGGGATAGCGATGCTTGAATATGGCATGACTAAAGCTGCTAAATCCCTTGTTACCTGGTTAAAAAACAACTACGCCAATTTTGTGTAA